CCCGGTCGACATCAACGGGTTCAAGACCCAGCAACATCGATGGGCGAAGGGATCGATCCAGACCGGCCGCAAGCTGCTCCCGCGGATCTTCCGAAGCGGCTTTCCGCTGCGGGTGAAGATCGAGTCCTTCTTTCACCTGACGAACAATCTCTCGTATCCGCTCGTGATCGCGCTGTCGATCCTGGTCTTCCCCGCGATGCTGATCCGTCACCGGCTCGGATGGACGCGCCTCATCCTCCTCGATTTTCCTCTCTTCTTCATCTCGACGTCGTCGGTCGTCCTCTTCTACATCGCCTCGCAGAAGGAGATCGACCCGCAATGGCGGAAGAAGCTCCGGTACATGCCGATGGTGATGTCGCTGGGCATCGGTCTCGCGGTCAACAACGCGCACGCGGTGCTCGAGGCGCTGCTGGGCCGCGAAAGCGAGTTCCGCCGCACGCCGAAGTACTCGGTCGGCGACCGCCCGGAGGACTGGAGCCGCAAGGCCTACCGGACCCGCGTCAACCTGTCGTTTCCCTTCGAGACGGCGCTCGCGGTCTACTTCGCGGTCGCGATCGGGATCTCGATCGAGGACCGCATCTATCTGGCGATCCCGTTCCTCATGGTCTTCTTCTCCGGCTATTTCTACATGACGATGCTGACGCTCGCGCAGCAGCTCGCCCGTCCCCGGCTGCCGCGGCTCGCCCCCGCGCCGACCCGCTCGGCCGCACTGGCGCCCGTCGCGGAAACCCCGCGGGACTAGCAGGCGGCTGAAAAACGAATCCGGGCGGCGTGTCACGAGTCTTGCCGATCGCTCGCAGGACGGCGCGGCGCTCCAGCTCGACGAGGTTTGGCGCCGGATCTTTTCAACGCGCGAACGGCAAGACTCGCGCCACCAGAAGGTTGCGGCGGCGCAGGCCCGACTGCTTCGTTCCCGCGCCTAGACGATGCGGCCGGCATCGCCTTCGGCGCGGCGTCTTACATTCGAGCCCGCGGCGCTCGCAACCCCGCCACGGACCCTTTTTCAGCAGCCTGCTAGACCTTCGACGGCACGACGCTCGCCCGGGACGGGGCGCCGGCATTCGCCGGACGAGTCCCGCCCTCCCTTCTTCCGCGGAAGAAGGTGCCGGCGACCGCCGGCGGATGAGGGCGCTCCCGGATTGTCGGAATTCCTAGAACAGCAGGAACAGCTTCATCAGGAGCCACGCGACTCCGGCGGTGAGCGGGAGCGTGAACGTCCACGCGAGGAGGATGTTCCGCGCGACCCCCCAGCGGACGGCCGAGACCCCCTTCTGCGCCCCGACGCCCATGATCGCCGAGGAGATGACGTGCGTCGTCGAGACCGGCAGCCCGAAGTGCGAAGCGGTGAGGATGACCGCGGAGGCGGAGGTTTCGGCCGCGAAGCCCTGGTAGGGCTTCAGGTGAATCATTTTCATGCCGAGCGTGTGGATGACCTTGCGCCCGCCGGCGGCCGTGCCGATGCCCATGGCGATCGCGCAGGCGCCGACGACCCACGTGGGTACGTCGATCTTCGAGAGCTTGCCGGCCGAGAAGAGCGCGAGCGTGACGATCCCCATCGACTTCTGCGCGTCGTTGCTGCCGTGCGAGAGCGCCATGAACCCGGCCGAAACCATCTGCGCGCGGCCGAAGAACGAGTTCACCCGCGAGGGGGCCGACCGCGCGAAGAGGACGATCACGACCCAGATCACGAGGAGGCCGATCGCGAACCCGAGGATCGGCGAGACCAGGAACGATTCGACGATCTTGGCGATCCCCTTTCCCTTCAGGATCGCGAATCCGCTCTGGGCGACCGCGGCCCCGATGACTCCGCCGACGATCGCGTGCGAAGAGGAGACGGGCATCCCGATCCAGACCGTGAACGTGTTCCACACGATCGCCGACAGGAGCGCCGCGAGCGTCAGGAGCTGCGTGACCTGGTGCGGGTCGACGATGTCGCTTCCGATCGTCTTGGCGACCGCGGTCGAGAGGAACGCGCCGACGAAGTTCAGGATCGCCGCCATCACGATCGCGACCATCGGCGACATCACGCGCGTCGAGATCACCGTCGCGACCGCGTTGGCCGAATCGTGCCAGCCGTTGGTGAAATCGAAAAGCAGGGCGAAGGCGACCACCAGGAAGACGAGCGGCGGCAGCCCGAGGATCATCAGGCGGTCTTCAGGATCAGGCTTTCCAGGACGTTGGCGACGTCCTCGCAGCGGTCGGTCGCCGCCTCGAGCGTCTCGAGGATCTCCTTCTGCTTGATCAGGAGAATCGGGTCGCGCACCTCGTCGAAGATCCGGGTCAGCCCCTCGTGGAGGGCCTGGTCTCCTTCGTTTTCGAGGGCGTGGATCCGGATGCACGACTCGATGACGTGGTCCCGCTTCAGCACTTTTCCGACCGATTCCTGCAGGATCTGCGTCTGGCCGATCAGGATCTTCGAGAGCTCGGCGCCGAGCGGAATCGGCGCCTGGATCTTGTAGAGCGTCAGCCGCGCCGCCGCCGCGTCGATGTTGTCGAGGACGTCGTCGAGCGAAGAGGCCAGCGCGTGAATGTCTTCGCGGTCGAACGGAGTCACGAAGACGCG
Above is a window of Thermoanaerobaculia bacterium DNA encoding:
- a CDS encoding glycosyl transferase family 2 yields the protein PVDINGFKTQQHRWAKGSIQTGRKLLPRIFRSGFPLRVKIESFFHLTNNLSYPLVIALSILVFPAMLIRHRLGWTRLILLDFPLFFISTSSVVLFYIASQKEIDPQWRKKLRYMPMVMSLGIGLAVNNAHAVLEALLGRESEFRRTPKYSVGDRPEDWSRKAYRTRVNLSFPFETALAVYFAVAIGISIEDRIYLAIPFLMVFFSGYFYMTMLTLAQQLARPRLPRLAPAPTRSAALAPVAETPRD
- a CDS encoding inorganic phosphate transporter — protein: MILGLPPLVFLVVAFALLFDFTNGWHDSANAVATVISTRVMSPMVAIVMAAILNFVGAFLSTAVAKTIGSDIVDPHQVTQLLTLAALLSAIVWNTFTVWIGMPVSSSHAIVGGVIGAAVAQSGFAILKGKGIAKIVESFLVSPILGFAIGLLVIWVVIVLFARSAPSRVNSFFGRAQMVSAGFMALSHGSNDAQKSMGIVTLALFSAGKLSKIDVPTWVVGACAIAMGIGTAAGGRKVIHTLGMKMIHLKPYQGFAAETSASAVILTASHFGLPVSTTHVISSAIMGVGAQKGVSAVRWGVARNILLAWTFTLPLTAGVAWLLMKLFLLF
- a CDS encoding DUF47 family protein, producing the protein MFGMTRRDHLFFDLFASQARVSFEAAVILNEALSTLADLPERVHKIKSLEHQGDELTHRIFNESARVFVTPFDREDIHALASSLDDVLDNIDAAAARLTLYKIQAPIPLGAELSKILIGQTQILQESVGKVLKRDHVIESCIRIHALENEGDQALHEGLTRIFDEVRDPILLIKQKEILETLEAATDRCEDVANVLESLILKTA